A region from the uncultured Bacteroides sp. genome encodes:
- a CDS encoding NADH-quinone oxidoreductase subunit N has protein sequence MDYSQFLYMKEELSLIAVIVILFVADLFMSADAHKKDGKVHLNTLLPVVLLTIHTLINLVPGTAADAFGGMYHYVPMMTVIKAVLNVGTIIVFLLAHEWLKREDTRIKQGEFYVLTLSTLLGMYFMISAGHFLMFFIGLETASIPMAALVAFDKYRHHSAEAGAKYILTALFSSGLLLYGISLIYGTVGTLYFEDIPAGIIGNPMQIMAFVFFFAGMGFKISLVPFHLWTADVYQGAPTAVTSYLSVISKGSAAFVLMTILIKVFAPIVAEWQEVLYWVIIASITLANLFAIRQQNLKRFMAFSAISQAGYIMLGVIGGSAEGMTALVYYVLVYMVANLGVFTVIAIIEQRSGKIEMDDYNGLYLTNPKLVFLMTLALFSLAGIPPFAGFFSKFFIFMAAFRSGFHLLVFIALVNTVISLYYYLLIVKAMYINKNETPIATFKSDLYSKAGMIICLAGIIAIGIASIIYESIDKFSFGM, from the coding sequence ATGGATTACTCACAATTTTTATACATGAAAGAGGAGCTATCGCTCATAGCAGTCATCGTCATCCTTTTTGTGGCCGACTTGTTCATGAGTGCCGACGCTCATAAAAAGGACGGGAAAGTTCATCTGAACACACTTTTACCGGTCGTTTTACTAACAATACACACCCTTATTAACCTCGTACCCGGTACGGCGGCCGATGCTTTCGGAGGAATGTATCACTACGTACCGATGATGACCGTCATAAAGGCCGTGCTCAATGTAGGCACAATCATCGTTTTCCTTCTTGCCCACGAATGGTTGAAGCGAGAAGACACACGCATCAAACAAGGTGAGTTCTATGTACTTACTCTAAGCACCTTGCTGGGTATGTATTTCATGATTTCCGCCGGACATTTCCTGATGTTCTTCATCGGACTAGAAACAGCTTCCATTCCTATGGCTGCACTGGTAGCTTTCGATAAGTATCGTCATCACTCTGCCGAAGCCGGAGCCAAATACATTCTGACCGCACTCTTTTCAAGCGGACTTTTGCTCTATGGCATTTCACTAATCTACGGTACGGTAGGTACGCTTTACTTTGAAGACATACCCGCCGGCATCATCGGCAACCCGATGCAGATAATGGCATTCGTATTCTTCTTTGCCGGTATGGGTTTCAAAATCTCACTCGTACCTTTCCATCTGTGGACCGCCGATGTATATCAGGGAGCTCCCACAGCTGTAACCAGTTACTTAAGCGTTATCTCCAAAGGATCGGCCGCCTTCGTTTTAATGACGATTCTAATCAAAGTGTTTGCTCCTATTGTTGCCGAATGGCAGGAAGTGTTATACTGGGTCATCATCGCCTCTATCACTCTGGCCAACCTCTTCGCTATCCGCCAACAAAATCTTAAACGCTTTATGGCCTTCTCGGCTATCTCTCAGGCCGGATATATCATGCTGGGAGTAATAGGCGGAAGCGCCGAAGGCATGACAGCGCTGGTATACTATGTATTGGTATATATGGTTGCCAATCTCGGTGTGTTCACCGTAATAGCCATCATAGAGCAACGCAGCGGAAAAATAGAAATGGACGATTATAACGGGCTGTACCTCACCAATCCCAAGCTGGTTTTTCTGATGACACTCGCTTTGTTCTCACTGGCAGGCATCCCTCCGTTTGCCGGATTCTTCAGCAAGTTCTTTATCTTCATGGCTGCTTTCCGTTCCGGTTTTCATTTGCTGGTGTTCATTGCTTTGGTCAACACGGTCATTTCACTCTATTACTACCTGTTGATTGTAAAAGCCATGTATATTAACAAAAATGAAACACCTATTGCAACCTTCAAAAGTGATCTGTATAGTAAAGCAGGAATGATTATTTGCCTTGCAGGCATTATTGCCATCGGCATTGCCAGCATTATATACGAATCTATAGATAAATTCAGTTTCGGAATGTAG
- a CDS encoding RHS repeat-associated core domain-containing protein encodes MTAAGYLEGGTANASYGTSYNYDKHGNMTNLVRNGRTGTSTFGTVDNLSMSYAGNQLIKADDTGTTVTLSASMDFKNNSTAAKEYFYDLNGNLTQDLNKGITGITYNFLNLPQSVTINNTLGQATNTYTYAADGRKLRANIGSKQTDYVGNVIYEGGALKRILVDGGYIEGGAYYFYLTDHLGNNRVVANASGGIVQTNHYYPFGMSFAEGVTTSGQPYKYNGKELDTERGLNLYDYSARLMDPALGRFSTVDPKSEKYYGVSPYVYCNSNPMKYIDPTGMFYDDYFNQYGKYLGTDNSSTDYVRVMDDSQWSMNSNGDGTIDPEIGVSVGALHSESTINTEASLGIYQHYNSTGMPLDNTVRGAFKKGSTGMITQSIKGNPVRVDVDVAGFKEAGYSDHSNEIKNFFVHEGQHVGDMKLMGYNLKGSPSDKMGEARAIQTQMSHSTYSGTGSDFKAGINEYVKVLKLQLIVLPSIQKPFK; translated from the coding sequence TTGACGGCAGCCGGTTATCTGGAAGGAGGAACGGCCAACGCGAGTTACGGTACTTCATATAACTACGACAAGCATGGCAACATGACGAACCTGGTTCGTAACGGCCGTACGGGAACGAGTACTTTCGGTACGGTTGATAACCTGAGCATGAGCTATGCGGGCAATCAGTTGATCAAAGCGGATGATACGGGAACAACCGTCACTTTGTCGGCATCGATGGACTTTAAGAACAACTCCACGGCAGCGAAAGAATATTTTTACGACTTAAATGGTAATTTAACGCAAGATTTAAACAAAGGAATAACCGGAATTACGTATAATTTTTTAAATTTGCCGCAGAGTGTCACAATTAATAATACTCTTGGTCAGGCAACGAATACGTACACGTATGCTGCCGACGGGCGTAAACTGAGAGCCAACATCGGCAGCAAGCAGACGGATTATGTTGGCAATGTGATCTATGAAGGCGGGGCACTGAAACGTATCCTGGTTGATGGCGGTTATATAGAAGGTGGTGCTTATTACTTTTACTTAACTGATCATTTGGGCAATAACCGTGTGGTAGCGAATGCCAGCGGAGGAATCGTTCAGACGAATCATTATTATCCGTTCGGAATGTCGTTTGCGGAAGGAGTAACAACAAGCGGGCAGCCTTACAAGTACAACGGTAAGGAACTGGATACGGAGAGAGGATTGAATTTGTATGATTACTCTGCTAGATTGATGGATCCTGCTTTGGGTAGGTTTAGTACGGTGGACCCAAAATCGGAGAAATACTATGGGGTTAGTCCGTATGTATATTGTAACAGCAATCCGATGAAGTATATAGATCCAACGGGGATGTTTTACGATGATTACTTTAATCAATATGGGAAATATTTGGGAACAGATAATTCAAGCACAGATTATGTAAGGGTGATGGATGATTCACAATGGAGTATGAATAGTAATGGTGATGGAACGATTGATCCGGAGATCGGAGTTTCGGTTGGTGCTTTGCATTCTGAATCAACTATAAACACTGAAGCTTCTTTGGGAATATACCAACATTATAATTCTACTGGTATGCCTTTGGATAACACGGTTCGTGGTGCTTTTAAAAAAGGTAGCACGGGTATGATAACCCAAAGTATAAAAGGAAATCCTGTTCGTGTTGATGTGGATGTAGCTGGCTTTAAAGAAGCAGGATACTCAGATCATTCAAATGAAATTAAAAATTTCTTTGTTCATGAGGGGCAGCATGTTGGTGATATGAAGCTGATGGGATACAATTTGAAAGGCTCGCCTTCCGATAAGATGGGTGAGGCTAGAGCAATACAGACTCAAATGTCGCATTCTACTTATTCCGGGACAGGATCTGATTTTAAGGCTGGAATTAATGAATATGTGAAGGTCTTGAAATTACAACTTATTGTTCTTCCGAGTATTCAAAAACCATTTAAATAG
- a CDS encoding RHS repeat-associated core domain-containing protein, translating to MTAAGYLEAGTANTSYGTSYNYDKHGNMTNLVRNGRTGTSTFGTVDNLSMSYAGNQLIKADDAGTTVTLSASMDFKNNSTAAKEYYYDLNGNLTQDLNKGITGITYNFLNLPQSVTINNTLGQATNTYTYAADGRKLRANIGSKQTDYVGNVIYEGGALKRILVDGGYIEGGTYYFYLTDHLGNNRVVANASGGIVQKNHYYPFGMSFAEGVTTSGQPYKYNGKELDTERGLNLYDYSARLMDPALGRFSTVDPSTEKYYGISPYVYVGNNPLRLIDPDGRDWRIVTRYNEQSRKMEYNITVNAALYNNSNDRSIDMEKLSTAIQEQVNSIYNISGKDFEVNMDFSLRIASSVDEISDKDHVFQVVNQTDFRKSRAGIIQGKSSTPGLSIKLGTMAVSNLISGEDKRTAAHELGHTGGLHHPMNEDKRDNLMMQAIRVLDLGGDYAKSTHLTRDQIKLLRDNYINNKLNFNSPKRNDWFRK from the coding sequence TTGACGGCAGCCGGTTATCTGGAAGCCGGAACGGCCAATACGAGTTACGGAACTTCATATAACTACGACAAGCATGGCAACATGACGAACCTGGTTCGTAACGGCCGTACGGGAACGAGTACTTTCGGTACGGTTGATAACCTGAGCATGAGCTATGCGGGCAATCAGTTGATCAAAGCGGATGATGCGGGAACAACCGTCACTTTGTCGGCATCGATGGACTTTAAGAACAACTCCACGGCTGCGAAAGAATATTATTACGACTTAAATGGTAATTTAACGCAAGATTTAAACAAAGGAATAACCGGAATTACGTATAATTTTTTAAATTTGCCGCAGAGTGTCACAATTAATAATACTCTTGGTCAGGCAACGAATACGTACACGTATGCCGCCGACGGGCGTAAACTGAGAGCCAACATCGGCAGTAAACAGACGGATTATGTTGGCAATGTGATCTATGAAGGCGGGGCACTGAAACGTATCCTGGTTGATGGCGGTTATATAGAAGGTGGCACTTATTACTTCTATTTAACTGATCATTTGGGCAATAACCGTGTGGTAGCGAATGCCAGCGGAGGAATCGTTCAGAAGAATCATTATTATCCGTTCGGAATGTCGTTTGCGGAAGGAGTAACAACAAGCGGGCAGCCTTACAAGTACAACGGTAAGGAACTGGATACGGAGAGAGGATTGAATTTGTATGATTACTCTGCTAGATTGATGGATCCTGCTTTGGGTAGGTTTAGTACGGTGGATCCTTCGACGGAGAAATACTATGGGATTAGCCCGTATGTGTATGTAGGAAATAATCCATTGAGACTTATTGATCCGGATGGAAGAGATTGGAGAATAGTAACGCGGTACAATGAACAAAGCCGTAAAATGGAATACAATATAACAGTGAACGCAGCTCTTTACAATAATTCAAACGATCGGAGTATTGATATGGAGAAATTATCAACGGCTATTCAAGAACAAGTGAATAGTATATATAATATTTCAGGCAAGGACTTCGAAGTAAATATGGACTTTAGCTTGAGAATAGCTTCATCTGTAGATGAGATTAGTGATAAAGACCATGTATTTCAAGTCGTTAATCAGACAGACTTCCGCAAATCGAGAGCTGGAATAATTCAGGGGAAATCTTCCACTCCGGGGCTAAGCATAAAACTAGGAACTATGGCTGTTAGTAATTTGATAAGTGGTGAAGATAAAAGAACAGCAGCTCATGAGTTAGGGCATACCGGAGGTTTACATCATCCGATGAATGAGGATAAACGAGATAACCTGATGATGCAAGCTATCAGAGTTTTGGATTTGGGAGGAGACTACGCTAAATCGACTCATCTAACGCGAGATCAAATAAAATTATTAAGAGATAATTATATTAATAATAAACTAAATTTCAATTCTCCTAAGAGAAATGATTGGTTTAGAAAATAG
- a CDS encoding NADH-quinone oxidoreductase subunit M, which translates to MNFLSLFVLIPLLMLAGLWMSKSIKAIKGVMVTGSTALLVLAVALTGMYLNERGAGDTAEMLFRADAIWYAPLHIAYSVGVDGISVAMLLLSAVIVFTGTFASWQMKVQTKEYFLWFTLLSMGVFGFFICIDLFTMFMFYEIALIPMYLLIGVWGSGRKEYAAMKLTLMLMGGSAFLLIGILGIYFGSGATTMNLLEIAKLHNIPFAQQCIWFPLTFLGFGVLGALFPFHTWSPDGHASAPTAVSMLHAGVLMKLGGYGCFRIAMFLMPEAAKELGWIFLILTSISVIYGAFSACVQTDLKYINAYSSVSHCGLVLFAILMMNQTAATGAVLQMLSHGLMTALFFALIGMIYGRTHTRDIRELGGLMKIMPFLSVCYVIAGLANLGLPGLSGFVAEMTIFVGSFQHFDAFHRTMTILATTSIVITAVYILRLVGKILYGQVVNKAHLKLTDATWDERFAVICLIICVAGLGMAPWWISHMIGNSVLPIVSQLIR; encoded by the coding sequence ATGAACTTCTTATCTTTATTCGTACTAATTCCTCTACTGATGCTTGCCGGGCTTTGGATGTCAAAAAGCATCAAAGCCATCAAAGGCGTAATGGTTACAGGAAGTACGGCCCTGTTGGTGTTGGCTGTTGCCCTTACCGGCATGTATCTCAACGAACGCGGAGCCGGTGATACTGCTGAAATGTTATTTCGTGCCGATGCCATCTGGTATGCCCCACTCCATATCGCATATTCGGTAGGTGTAGACGGCATCTCCGTAGCGATGCTGTTGCTAAGCGCCGTCATTGTATTTACCGGAACCTTTGCCTCCTGGCAGATGAAGGTGCAGACAAAGGAATACTTCCTTTGGTTCACCCTGCTTAGCATGGGGGTTTTTGGTTTCTTCATATGCATCGACCTGTTTACCATGTTCATGTTTTATGAAATAGCACTTATACCCATGTACCTGCTCATCGGTGTATGGGGAAGCGGACGCAAAGAATATGCCGCCATGAAGCTAACCCTGATGCTAATGGGAGGCTCCGCCTTTCTGCTGATAGGTATTCTGGGTATATATTTTGGTAGTGGTGCTACCACCATGAACCTATTAGAAATAGCAAAACTACATAACATCCCCTTTGCGCAACAATGCATCTGGTTTCCGTTAACCTTTCTTGGTTTCGGCGTACTGGGCGCTCTGTTCCCGTTTCATACATGGAGCCCCGATGGCCATGCTTCGGCACCTACCGCCGTATCTATGCTCCACGCAGGCGTATTAATGAAACTGGGCGGATACGGATGTTTCCGTATCGCCATGTTCTTAATGCCCGAAGCAGCCAAAGAGTTGGGTTGGATATTCCTTATCTTAACCAGTATCAGTGTTATATACGGAGCCTTTAGTGCCTGTGTACAAACAGATTTAAAATACATCAACGCCTATTCTTCCGTAAGCCACTGCGGTTTGGTACTGTTCGCCATCCTGATGATGAACCAGACAGCCGCTACAGGAGCTGTACTCCAAATGCTTAGCCACGGACTGATGACAGCACTCTTCTTTGCCCTCATCGGCATGATCTACGGGCGTACACACACCCGGGATATTCGTGAACTCGGTGGATTGATGAAGATTATGCCTTTCTTAAGTGTATGCTACGTCATTGCCGGTTTGGCTAACCTCGGATTACCGGGACTTAGTGGTTTTGTGGCCGAAATGACCATCTTTGTCGGTTCCTTCCAGCACTTTGATGCATTCCATCGCACCATGACCATTCTGGCCACTACCTCCATTGTTATCACAGCCGTTTACATTCTCCGTCTGGTAGGTAAAATACTCTACGGTCAAGTGGTTAACAAAGCGCATTTGAAGTTAACCGATGCAACCTGGGATGAACGTTTCGCCGTTATCTGCCTCATTATCTGTGTTGCCGGATTGGGTATGGCCCCTTGGTGGATCAGTCACATGATTGGTAATAGTGTACTGCCCATTGTTTCTCAATTAATACGATAA
- the nuoL gene encoding NADH-quinone oxidoreductase subunit L, with protein sequence MDFTILILILPMFSFLILGIGGKWFKPVDAGRLGTLSLGLVTALSYLTAWFYFTAPRTADGTFATLMPYNFTWLPFTETLHLDLGIFLDPISVMMLVVISTVSLMVHIYSFGYMKGEKGFQRYYAFLSLFTMSMLGLVLATNIFQMYLFWELVGVSSYLLIGFYYTKPSAVAASKKAFIVTRFADLGFLIGILLYGYYGGTFSFTPDTMSLLTGGAAMLPLALGLMFVGGAGKSAMFPLHIWLPDAMEGPTPVSALIHAATMVVAGVYLVARMFPLFIAYAPHVLGMIGWIGAFTAFFAASIACVQTDIKRVLAFSTISQIGFMIVALGVCTSIDPHEGGLGYMASMFHLFAHAMFKALLFLGAGSIIHAVHSNEMSAMGGLRKYMPVTHITFLIACLSISGIPPFSGFFSKDEILAACFKYSPIMGWTMAIIAAMTAFYMFRLYYNIFWGKENTELHAAHTPHESPLSMTFPLMFLAAVTCVAGFIPFGTFVSSNGEAYHIHLEATVAITSVVIGIIAIALATWMYMRPAQPVADMLGKRFARLHNAASNRFYIDEVYQFVTHKIIFGCISTPIAWFDRHVVDGFFNFLAWATHATSDEIRDLQSGQVQQYAFVFLLGTLTLIVTLLLTF encoded by the coding sequence ATGGATTTTACAATATTGATACTTATACTTCCGATGTTCTCCTTCCTTATCTTAGGAATCGGAGGTAAATGGTTTAAACCCGTAGATGCAGGCCGACTGGGAACTCTTTCATTGGGATTGGTCACTGCGTTAAGTTACCTTACAGCCTGGTTTTACTTTACTGCCCCAAGAACAGCGGACGGAACATTTGCTACGCTTATGCCCTATAACTTTACGTGGCTTCCCTTTACCGAAACGCTCCATTTAGATCTGGGCATTTTTCTCGATCCTATCTCTGTGATGATGTTAGTCGTCATTTCCACCGTGTCACTTATGGTACATATCTACTCCTTCGGTTATATGAAGGGAGAAAAAGGATTTCAACGCTATTATGCCTTCCTTTCCTTATTTACCATGTCAATGCTCGGTTTGGTTCTGGCAACCAATATTTTTCAAATGTACTTATTCTGGGAGTTGGTAGGCGTAAGCTCATACCTGCTCATCGGATTTTACTATACCAAACCTTCGGCTGTTGCAGCAAGTAAAAAAGCATTTATTGTTACCCGCTTTGCCGATTTAGGTTTTCTTATCGGAATCCTGTTATACGGATATTACGGTGGAACATTCAGTTTTACACCCGACACGATGTCACTCCTCACCGGTGGCGCCGCCATGCTTCCATTGGCGTTGGGATTGATGTTCGTGGGAGGTGCCGGTAAAAGTGCCATGTTTCCTCTGCACATTTGGTTACCGGATGCCATGGAAGGACCAACACCTGTTAGTGCACTGATTCATGCTGCTACCATGGTAGTAGCAGGTGTATATCTGGTAGCACGCATGTTTCCACTCTTCATCGCTTATGCTCCCCATGTATTAGGAATGATCGGCTGGATTGGCGCATTTACTGCCTTCTTTGCCGCAAGCATCGCCTGTGTACAAACAGATATTAAACGTGTACTCGCTTTCTCCACCATTTCACAGATAGGCTTCATGATCGTTGCTTTAGGGGTATGTACCAGCATAGACCCACACGAAGGCGGATTGGGTTACATGGCTTCCATGTTCCACCTGTTTGCACACGCCATGTTTAAAGCATTACTTTTTCTGGGTGCAGGTAGCATTATCCATGCCGTGCACAGTAATGAAATGAGTGCGATGGGAGGATTGAGAAAATATATGCCCGTCACACACATCACCTTTCTTATTGCTTGTTTGTCCATATCCGGTATTCCTCCTTTTTCGGGATTCTTTTCAAAGGACGAAATACTCGCCGCCTGTTTCAAATATAGTCCGATAATGGGGTGGACCATGGCCATAATTGCTGCCATGACAGCTTTCTATATGTTCCGCTTATACTATAACATTTTCTGGGGCAAAGAAAACACAGAATTACATGCCGCACACACACCTCATGAGAGTCCGCTGAGCATGACCTTCCCTCTCATGTTTCTGGCTGCCGTAACCTGTGTAGCCGGATTCATACCATTCGGAACATTTGTAAGCAGCAACGGAGAAGCCTATCACATCCACCTCGAAGCAACGGTAGCCATCACCAGCGTAGTAATAGGAATCATCGCCATCGCACTGGCTACCTGGATGTATATGCGCCCGGCACAACCCGTAGCCGACATGTTAGGCAAACGCTTTGCCCGGTTGCACAATGCAGCTTCCAATCGTTTTTATATAGACGAAGTTTATCAGTTCGTTACGCATAAAATTATTTTCGGTTGCATCTCCACTCCCATTGCCTGGTTTGACCGCCACGTTGTCGATGGCTTCTTCAATTTCCTCGCTTGGGCTACCCATGCTACCAGCGATGAAATACGCGATTTGCAAAGCGGACAAGTACAGCAATATGCATTTGTATTCCTGCTTGGTACACTGACTCTGATTGTAACCCTATTATTGACATTCTAA
- a CDS encoding TonB-dependent receptor, with product MKKVSKRTLSIIALLVLFSGVVSAYTIKGTIRDKSSKEPLTGATIQVIGTGIGVIADVDGNYNLVGLKTGTYNLEIKYVSYRTIQVKNVKISNDSPVVLDFDMEPESQQLGDVTIVAQVKKNTDLAMISDQKRSLVVQSGVSAQQISKTQDKDASEVIKRIPGISIIDEKFVMVRGLSQRYNNVWINNSAVPSSEPDSRAFSFDIIPSSQIDNMVIVKSPAPEYPADFTGGFIMINTKDMPSENMFSISLGTSINDQTHLKDFLYSKGSGTDFLGFDNGLRSLNGGIKSPMNTFENNSNRIDLQNNSLNNDWTLQSKKPISDLKINLNYAHRWETESGRKIGLLAALNYSNTYKTYLNMENSLFGSYDTTNDHSVYLRKSTDNQYNNDVRIGAMVNLMYQPKNSRNHYEFKNIFNQIGKNRYTSRYGFDAQSNNEKNYEYYYSSRTTYNGQFTGKHSFDNGKLDWSAGYSYANRNLPDRRRYLLNDNDETGVIALTTGNDISREFTSLNEHIASANINYQRDFQFGDFTPTLKVGGYGEYRARTYNTRQFCYGWGDDMPSGFKHFDVPTQLMQDENYGENKLFMYEIVRKTYDYSGNNRLGAGYVGTNLPLSARINVYAGARYEYTKMELVRNTRDDVESHRSMYYTYNDLFPSANATYKLTDKQQLRLSYGKSVNRPEFREVSTSVYYDFDLASNVEGNPSLKPAYIHNIDFRYEWYPSAGESISFALFYKHFDSPIEWTYTVNGGTDLTYSNKNAKAANNYGMEVDLRKSLDFIGLTHFSWSFNGSLIKSRVEFEKGSKEENRPMQGQSPYLINTGIFYEHPTKQFNIAVLYNRIGKRIIGVGRTVGTSGDQTVNVPNSYEMPHDAIDLSISKKIGKMEIKAGVRDLLAQRVNFKQFGSVYNAGQKIEYEEITKSYKPGRNFNLSMSYSF from the coding sequence ATGAAAAAAGTATCAAAGAGAACCCTCTCTATTATCGCACTATTAGTCCTCTTCTCAGGGGTAGTGTCAGCCTACACCATTAAGGGAACCATCAGGGACAAGAGTTCTAAAGAGCCTCTAACAGGAGCTACAATTCAGGTTATCGGGACAGGTATCGGCGTTATAGCCGACGTAGACGGAAATTACAATCTGGTGGGATTGAAAACCGGAACGTACAATCTGGAAATTAAGTACGTATCTTACAGAACCATCCAAGTGAAAAACGTTAAGATTTCCAACGACTCTCCCGTTGTTCTTGATTTTGACATGGAGCCTGAAAGTCAACAACTGGGCGATGTTACAATAGTAGCACAAGTAAAGAAGAACACCGACTTAGCTATGATAAGTGACCAAAAAAGAAGTTTGGTTGTGCAATCGGGCGTCTCGGCTCAGCAAATAAGTAAAACTCAGGATAAAGATGCCTCGGAAGTGATTAAACGCATCCCGGGCATTTCTATTATAGATGAAAAGTTTGTGATGGTCCGCGGACTTTCTCAACGATATAATAACGTATGGATCAATAATAGTGCTGTGCCAAGTTCGGAACCGGATTCACGTGCATTTTCCTTCGATATAATCCCCAGTTCTCAAATAGACAATATGGTGATTGTTAAATCGCCGGCACCGGAATACCCGGCCGACTTTACCGGTGGATTCATTATGATCAATACGAAAGATATGCCCAGTGAAAACATGTTTAGCATCTCTCTAGGAACCAGCATCAATGACCAGACTCACCTTAAAGATTTTCTTTATAGCAAAGGAAGTGGCACCGATTTTCTAGGTTTTGATAACGGACTTCGTTCGTTAAATGGCGGTATAAAGAGCCCAATGAATACTTTTGAAAACAACTCCAACCGAATAGACTTACAAAATAACAGTCTAAATAACGATTGGACGCTACAGAGCAAAAAACCTATAAGCGATTTAAAAATCAATTTGAACTATGCCCATCGTTGGGAAACAGAAAGCGGACGTAAAATCGGCTTACTAGCCGCTTTGAACTACAGCAATACCTACAAGACCTATCTCAATATGGAAAATTCGCTGTTCGGTTCTTATGATACCACAAATGACCATTCTGTCTATTTGCGCAAAAGCACAGACAATCAATATAATAATGATGTACGCATAGGCGCTATGGTCAACTTAATGTACCAACCCAAGAACAGTCGCAATCATTACGAATTTAAGAATATTTTTAATCAGATAGGAAAAAATCGCTATACCAGCCGCTACGGATTCGATGCTCAAAGTAACAATGAAAAAAACTATGAATATTACTATTCAAGCCGAACCACTTACAACGGTCAGTTTACAGGCAAACATAGTTTTGACAATGGCAAACTGGATTGGAGTGCCGGATATTCCTATGCTAACCGTAACTTGCCGGACAGACGTCGTTACCTGTTGAACGATAATGACGAAACAGGAGTAATAGCTCTGACAACAGGTAATGATATCAGCCGCGAATTTACCAGCTTAAACGAACATATTGCTTCAGCAAATATTAATTACCAACGTGACTTTCAATTTGGTGACTTCACCCCTACTTTAAAGGTAGGAGGTTACGGAGAATACCGTGCACGTACCTACAACACCCGTCAATTCTGCTATGGATGGGGTGATGACATGCCTTCAGGATTCAAACACTTCGACGTCCCCACTCAACTGATGCAGGATGAAAATTACGGAGAAAACAAACTTTTCATGTACGAAATCGTACGCAAAACTTATGACTATTCAGGCAACAACCGTTTGGGAGCCGGATATGTGGGTACTAATCTACCTCTAAGTGCACGCATTAATGTATATGCAGGTGCTCGTTACGAATATACCAAGATGGAACTAGTTCGAAACACTCGTGATGACGTGGAAAGTCACCGCAGTATGTATTACACTTACAATGACTTATTTCCCTCTGCTAATGCAACATATAAACTCACCGACAAACAACAATTGCGCCTTTCTTATGGAAAATCGGTCAATCGCCCCGAATTCCGTGAAGTATCAACATCGGTATATTACGATTTCGATTTAGCTTCAAATGTAGAGGGGAACCCTTCACTAAAGCCCGCTTACATACATAATATTGATTTTCGCTACGAATGGTATCCATCTGCCGGAGAATCAATTTCTTTTGCTCTATTTTATAAGCATTTCGATTCTCCTATTGAATGGACCTATACCGTAAACGGGGGAACAGACCTCACTTATTCCAACAAAAATGCAAAGGCCGCTAACAATTACGGCATGGAAGTAGATCTACGCAAGAGTTTAGACTTTATCGGTCTGACTCATTTTAGTTGGTCATTCAACGGATCACTAATCAAAAGCAGGGTCGAATTTGAAAAAGGTAGTAAAGAAGAAAACCGTCCTATGCAAGGACAATCTCCTTACTTAATCAACACCGGCATCTTCTATGAGCATCCTACAAAACAATTTAATATTGCCGTCTTATATAACCGTATCGGTAAACGTATCATAGGCGTAGGACGTACGGTAGGAACAAGTGGCGATCAAACGGTAAACGTCCCAAACTCTTACGAAATGCCTCATGATGCTATTGATCTTTCTATTAGCAAAAAAATAGGCAAGATGGAAATCAAAGCAGGAGTACGCGATCTATTAGCACAACGTGTTAACTTCAAGCAATTCGGAAGTGTATACAATGCAGGTCAAAAGATTGAATACGAAGAAATCACCAAGAGCTACAAGCCCGGACGGAATTTCAACCTTTCTATGAGTTATTCTTTCTAA